TCGACAAAGTATTGTTGGTTGACAATGGCGGAAAAGTTCAAATCGGAACTCCTTCAATTGATGGTGCAAAAGTAGCTGCAACAGTACTTTCCCATCTGAAAGGTGACAAAGTCATCGTATTTAAAAAGAAACGCAGAAAAGGTTACCAAAAATCAAATGGTCACCGTCAGCAATTAACTCAAATCCTTGTTCAAGGAATTTTAGGTAAAGGCGAAACGTTGAAAGATGAGATTAAGGTTGAGAAAAAAGCACCTAAAGCAGAAGCTCCTGTAGCAGAAGTGAAAGCTAA
This Bacteroidota bacterium DNA region includes the following protein-coding sequences:
- the rplU gene encoding 50S ribosomal protein L21; the protein is MYAIVEIAGQQFKVERGNKVYVHRLDANEGAKVEFDKVLLVDNGGKVQIGTPSIDGAKVAATVLSHLKGDKVIVFKKKRRKGYQKSNGHRQQLTQILVQGILGKGETLKDEIKVEKKAPKAEAPVAEVKAKKAAPKKAAAKKEAAPAKKAAPKKAAKKAAK